The genomic window TACACGCCCCCTCCAGCCCGTCACTGGGGCCAAAACAACTTCCTGCGGTGGGGCCAACAGAAGTGCTTACAGACAGGGAGCAGCGGTCCCTGGGCGTGTTCGCCCCGGACGAGGTGGGTCCATCCCCGCGTGCGCGGGGAGCAGTACGGCTCCGGCGCGGCAGTCGGCCGCGACGAGGGTCCATCCCTGCGTGCACGGGGAGCAGTGCACCATCGGCGTCTGACGGGTCAGGGTGCAGGGTCCATCCCCGCGTGCACGGGGAGCAGACGAATACCGGCGGGGCCATGTAGCCGAGCGTGGGTCCATCCCCGCGTGCACGGGGAGCAGCTCGACGGTCAATGGGCCGAGGAGAACGCGCAGGGTCCATCCCCGCGTGCACGGGGAGCAGGCCGAACGCCGCGCCGCGGACCGTCGGCTGCTGGGTCCATCCCCGCGTGCGCGGGGAGCAGTGTGACTCCTCCGATCCATCCACAAGTGGTTAGGGTCCATCCCCGCGTGCGCGGGGAGCAGTCCGCGACGAGCGAGGCGAGGCTGTTCGTCGAGGGTCCATCCCCGCGTGCGCGGGGAGCAGTGCGGGCGCCACGGTCACCCGGGCAACGGTCAAGGTCCATCCCCGCGTGCGCGGGGAGCAGGACACGATTTTCGGGAGGGGCGACACGTGGAGAGGGTCCATCCCCGCGTGCGCGGGGAGCAGTCGAGCGTCTTGCGTGGGGGCAGGGTGTACGTGGGTCCATCCCCGCGTGCGCGGGGAGCAGGTCCCGCAGGGGGAGACGAGGATGTGGTCCAGGGGTCCATCCCCGCGTGCGCGGGGAGCAGTTGACCAGGGTCCAGGCGATCTCGTCGGGGAGGGGTCCATCCCCGCGTGCGCGGGGAGCAGGCGGCAAGTTCGGCCAGCAGGCCGCCGATAACGGGTCCATCCCCGCGTGCGCGGGGAGCAGGAGCCCGACCACGGCCACCTCGGCGCCGGAATGGGTCCATCCCCGCGTGCGCGGGGAGCAGTGGGCATGGAACCGGCCCGTGACGCCAGCGGCGGGTCCATCCCCGCGTGCGCGGGGAGCAGGTCGGTGATCCGGTCGGCTGTCTTCCCGATCGGGGTCCATCCCCGCGTGCGCGGGGAGCAGTCTTGTTGACCAGGCACGATAGGCAGCGTCCCTGCGCTAGGGAGCCACTTCTCAAGAATCCGACATTCTCTATGTATCGCATCAAATGACAGAAAGTCGCGCATTGGTCGCGGGTGGTGATGAAGCCGCCTCCATGAGGCGCTGGCTTCGGTGAGGGATCAAGTGTTCAGCGGCGGAAGCGTCTTCGCTTCGCGGCTTTGCTCCAGCCTGGTGGAAGGGCTGGCGGAGCCGCTTCGGCTGGTTTGTGGGGTCGGTGGATCAAGGTGAGTCCTTCGTGGTCGAGGGGGTGCCAGGCGTGGTCGTGGGTGCGGAAGGTGAAGCCCTGCTCGGTGTCGGTGGTGTGGGCGAGGAGTGCGCGGCCCTGATCGGCATAGGTGCGGACTTCCTCCCAGAGCAGGTCGCGGATGCGGGCCGAGGGGTTGCCGATGAAGACGCCGGGTGAGATCTCCAGGAGCCAGCGGGTGAGGTAGCCGCGCAGGCCCGGTGGGCAGTTGGTGAGGACGATGACGGTCACCATTGACCTCCGGGAGCGATATCGCCGCCGAACCCGCAATCGGGATCATGGTTGCGGCCGGCCTCGATGTGGTGGCCGCCGTCGGTCTGGAGGGTGACGTGATCGGCGTCCGACGTGGTCTCGCTGCCAGGTGGTAGAAGCAGGGTCTTGAGGTCCTTGACACACCGGTCGAGGAGGCCAGTGCGGGCGATGTGATCGCGCAGAGCACGGCGGGTGCGAGGGCCGGGGTCCTCATCACTCTCGGCCGCGACGTCGAAAGCGATGGGAATACCGACGTCGGTCTTGTAGAGGTCGGCGATGTCCAGGACGAAGGAGAGCTCGTGGCCGGAGTGGATGAAGCCGAGGGCAGGTGAGCAGCCCAGGGCGGTGACTATGGCGTGGGTGATGCCGTACATGCACTGGGCGGCCGCGGTGATGGCCTGGTTGACGGTGTCACCGGAGGCGAAGTCGCCCGGGGTGTAGTGGCGTCCTTTCCAGGGGACGCCGGTGCGGGCGGACTCGCGGCGGTAGCACTCCTTGAGGCGTGTGCCCTCAGCGCCCAGGAGCTGGCGTCGGGTGAGTCCGGCCGGGTCCTCGGTGGGAAAGCGCAGCCGGTACATCGCGCGGGCGACGTCGAGACGGGTACGGACGTTGGCCCATGCCGTGGCCTGTGCTTCGGCGAGGGCGGAGGAGCGGGTGAGGGCGCGGCCGGAGGCGTAGTAGCGGACGCCGTGTTCGCCGACCCAGGCGACGGCGGCGCCGGTTTCTCCGAGGATGCTCATCGCCTGGTGGGTGATGCGAGTTCCGGGGCCGAGCAGGAGGGTGCCGATGGTTGCCGAGGGGATGTGGCGGACCCCCTCAGCGTCCTCGGCGGTGATCGCGTTCGCGTCGCGGTGGACGGTGCATCTCTCCAGGTAGACGAAGGAGAGACGGTCGCCGACGCGGGTGAGTTCGCGCGGGGTGAGCCGGGTTCGCCGGCTGACGGTGGACACGGGATCTGTTTCTCCTGCGGGCTGTCAGCCGATGGGGGCGAGGGTCATCAGGCCACAACCGTAGGCCCGTGCTTTGCCTAGGCCCTGGGTGAGCAGGGTGCGGAGCCGGTCGGGGTCGGTGACCTCCAGGTGCCCGTCGTAGGTGACCGCAGTGACACGGACCTGGTGCCTCCGGTCGTCCTGGCTCTTCGTGAAGCTGAGGGGCCGGGGCGAGCGGACAATGACCAGATGTTCGTCGCCGTGCTCGGTCAGGCGCTGACTCTCGGGCTTGATGAGGATGCTGAAGCCGCCACGTTCCTGCCGCTCGAGGAGCCAGGCCAGTTGGTGCTTGGGGACGCGGTGGGCGGTCCGCTTGGTGGGGGCGCCGTCCTCGTTGCGGACGTAGTGAACGGGGTTTGCGGTGAGCCGGAACGACCAGGTGGTGCCCTTGTCCAGGCGGTCGAGGAGGCGGGAGTAGTCGCCGGTCTGCCAGTGAGGGCCTTCGGCGGCGGGCCATCCTGCCTGCTCGACGAGGTGGGTGAGGTCGGGCGGGGTGGGGCTGACGATGTAGAGGTGCACCACTGCGGCGCTGGTGTGATCGACGCGCCACAGCACCCGGGGGGTATCCGGGTTCCCGGGCAGCAGGTGCGGGAAGGACGACATGACAGCGGCGTGCATGGCCTGCGGGGAGGTCAGGAGTCGCCGGGCACCGGTGCGGCGCGTGTTGAAGCGGAATCGGGTCAGGTGATGGGTCATCAGTTGCCTGCCATGGCGATCATGGGGTCGTGGTCGTCGAAGGCGCCACCCGGGCCGTTCTGCGGCCGGTGCCAGGGGTTCGGCACCCGGATCGGACCGCTCTCGGTGATGGTGCGCAGGCCGTATCGGCGGTGTCGGCTGGAGAAGCTGAGTGGCTGGTCGCGCAGGGAGTCGCCGAGCGGGACGGTCGGGTCGGTGTCGCCGGGGAGTACGGCTGGGGACTCCACCAGGGCGCGGAGTTCGACGGTGGCGTGGCGGGCGTGGCGGCGCTGGTGCCATTCGGAGGCGTGCCAGGGTTCGCCGTTCAGGACGTCTTCCAGCGTGGTGCCGGTGTGGATGTCCCGGTCGGGGGTGAAGTCGACCGGGCGGGCCGGCGGGCAGGACCGGCGGCCGAGGTAGGGCAGATAGACCGGAGCGCGCAGTGCCTCGCGCAGCTCGGTGACGGTGGCGCGGTCTCCTTCGACGGCGGCGACGAAGACGGCGTCGGCGAGGTAGAAGCGCTCGGAGAGTGGCATCGCGTCGTCGGTGTGGAAGTGCCGGGCGGTCTGGAAGTCGCGGACGCGGGTGCCGGCCTGGTCGATGCGGACGCCGAAACGCAGTCGGGCCAGGCGGGCGAGCCCGGCCTCGTCGTCGCGTTCGACGCCGACGGCGGCGGACAGCATGCCCATGACGCCGCTCTTGGTGGGGGCGGGTTCGGTGGTGCGGCGGGCGAAGCGGGCCGAGACCCCCCAGGACTGGAGGGGCCCGGCCAGCTGGAGCGCCAGCACAGCAGTGCCGTCTGCCCCCACCGGGGCGCTGCCCACAGCGGTGGTGGTCGTGGCGCTGGTCATCCGCGCTGCTCCAGGCGCTCGGCGACGGCCTGTCCGACGGCTGCGACGAGTTCCTTGACGCTTTCGGTCTGGGTGCCGAGGACGGAGACCGGCTTGGCGGCGGGGCCGACGGCCAGGACCCAGCGGTGGGTGGTCTCCTCGTTCCCGTACGCCTTCTCGATCTGCGGGACGTACTCGGCGAGCCGCTGGCAGGCCTGCTCCATGTGACCGCCCGCTTCCTCGCCCGCGACGACGGCTTTCTCGAAGGCGGAGACGTAGCTGATTGGACGGCTGGTGCGGAGGGTGACGAGCACGGCGTCCGGCAGGGTGTGGTTGCCGAACGTGTTGATCTTTCCGCTGGGCAGGGAGGAGATGAAGGCGTCGGTGAAGGCCTCAGCGGCGCGGCGCACCGGAGTGGTCGTCGGCTCGTCGTCCTTGAGGCTCTGCCCGAGGTTGTGCTCCAGGAGGTCGACGTCGACGGCGGCGTAGCGGTAGAGGGTCGAGGAGTTGAAGTCGACGGTGCCGATCATCCCGGCGCCGGTCTCGTCCTCCTCGTTCTTGTCATCGACGGCGGTGAAGTAGTCCGTCTCGGTCTCAACGCGGTGGACGCTGATAGCGTGGGCGACCTGGGTCGCGGCGTCGACGTTAAGGTCGGTGGAGTCGGCGACCATCCGGCCGAACAGGGCGACGTCGACGGAGTGGCGGGTGTCGGCGGTCCTCTTGGCCTGGTCCTTGTTGGCCTTGTCCTTGAAGAACGCGGTGATGTCGCCGGAGCCCTCGACGGCGAGTCGGGCGAGTCCGTCGATCTGCCGGGTGCTGAGGAACAGCAGGTAGGCAGTCTCGGGGGCCGGTGCGGGGTCGCCCTTCTTCTTCGCACGGTCGGCCTTGCGCTTGGGTACCTCGACCTTGAGGCCGGCGGCCTTCAAAGTGTCGGCGGCCAGGTTGAGGGCGGTGTCCCCGTTGAGGGAGGAGTCCAGGGCGGTGATCCGCTTGGCGACCAGCGCGACGACCTGCGTGGTTCGCACGCCCAGCTCCTCGGGGTCGAGCAGACCTGCGAAGGCCTCGCGCGTCGCGCGCTTCCACGCCTGGCTGGAGACCCGGGCCCGCTTCACCCCGCCGTAGACGGCGCTCTTCGGGGAGCCGGTGTCGTCGCGGTTGATGTTGCTCGGCGGGACGTTCTGCAGCGCGTGGATCTCGAGGATGGTGCGGGGCATGACGGTCACTGGACGTCCTTCGGGTCGGTGCCGGCGTCACTGCCGGAGTCGGTGGTCGCGAACTTCTTGGGCTGGTGGGCCTGGTACGAGCGGCCCCAGCTGCCGCGGACGGTGTCGCGGGCAGCGGGCTGCTGCCAGCGGTAGATCTGCTGAGCGAGGACCGCGTAGTCGAGGGGGATGCTGTCGCGGCGAAGCAGGGAGACCAGTTCGCGCAGGCGGTCGGAGAGTTCCTCGACGGTGCGGGAGGCGCCCAGGCGGACGAACCGCTTGCGCACCGAGCCGCCGTGGTCCTCCGCTCCCTTGATCTGGCGCACTGCGGCGCCGAGTTCGCGGGAGGTCCCGGACAGGTGCATCCGCTCCCCGCGGGACTGCTGATGCAATGCCCACAGCGTGAGGGCGAGGTGGAAGGCGTTCTCCGCCCGGGCCAGGTCGGCCTCCCGGTGCTTCAACTCGTCGGCCTCGTACAGCGAGGAGGTGTCAAGCAGCCCCCACAGGTCGGGGACCTGGTGCGGAGGCTTGCCCGCGCCGCGCCGGAGCCGTGCGAGCACGGCGACGGCGGCGGCCTGGTCGGCGAGATAGGCGTGCTGCAGCCGCGCGATCTCGTTGTGCGTGGCCTGTGCCACCGGGCC from Streptomyces formicae includes these protein-coding regions:
- the cas2e gene encoding type I-E CRISPR-associated endoribonuclease Cas2e; the encoded protein is MTVIVLTNCPPGLRGYLTRWLLEISPGVFIGNPSARIRDLLWEEVRTYADQGRALLAHTTDTEQGFTFRTHDHAWHPLDHEGLTLIHRPHKPAEAAPPALPPGWSKAAKRRRFRR
- the cas1e gene encoding type I-E CRISPR-associated endonuclease Cas1e; this translates as MSTVSRRTRLTPRELTRVGDRLSFVYLERCTVHRDANAITAEDAEGVRHIPSATIGTLLLGPGTRITHQAMSILGETGAAVAWVGEHGVRYYASGRALTRSSALAEAQATAWANVRTRLDVARAMYRLRFPTEDPAGLTRRQLLGAEGTRLKECYRRESARTGVPWKGRHYTPGDFASGDTVNQAITAAAQCMYGITHAIVTALGCSPALGFIHSGHELSFVLDIADLYKTDVGIPIAFDVAAESDEDPGPRTRRALRDHIARTGLLDRCVKDLKTLLLPPGSETTSDADHVTLQTDGGHHIEAGRNHDPDCGFGGDIAPGGQW
- the cas6e gene encoding type I-E CRISPR-associated protein Cas6/Cse3/CasE codes for the protein MTHHLTRFRFNTRRTGARRLLTSPQAMHAAVMSSFPHLLPGNPDTPRVLWRVDHTSAAVVHLYIVSPTPPDLTHLVEQAGWPAAEGPHWQTGDYSRLLDRLDKGTTWSFRLTANPVHYVRNEDGAPTKRTAHRVPKHQLAWLLERQERGGFSILIKPESQRLTEHGDEHLVIVRSPRPLSFTKSQDDRRHQVRVTAVTYDGHLEVTDPDRLRTLLTQGLGKARAYGCGLMTLAPIG
- the cas5e gene encoding type I-E CRISPR-associated protein Cas5/CasD → MTSATTTTAVGSAPVGADGTAVLALQLAGPLQSWGVSARFARRTTEPAPTKSGVMGMLSAAVGVERDDEAGLARLARLRFGVRIDQAGTRVRDFQTARHFHTDDAMPLSERFYLADAVFVAAVEGDRATVTELREALRAPVYLPYLGRRSCPPARPVDFTPDRDIHTGTTLEDVLNGEPWHASEWHQRRHARHATVELRALVESPAVLPGDTDPTVPLGDSLRDQPLSFSSRHRRYGLRTITESGPIRVPNPWHRPQNGPGGAFDDHDPMIAMAGN
- the cas7e gene encoding type I-E CRISPR-associated protein Cas7/Cse4/CasC; this translates as MPRTILEIHALQNVPPSNINRDDTGSPKSAVYGGVKRARVSSQAWKRATREAFAGLLDPEELGVRTTQVVALVAKRITALDSSLNGDTALNLAADTLKAAGLKVEVPKRKADRAKKKGDPAPAPETAYLLFLSTRQIDGLARLAVEGSGDITAFFKDKANKDQAKRTADTRHSVDVALFGRMVADSTDLNVDAATQVAHAISVHRVETETDYFTAVDDKNEEDETGAGMIGTVDFNSSTLYRYAAVDVDLLEHNLGQSLKDDEPTTTPVRRAAEAFTDAFISSLPSGKINTFGNHTLPDAVLVTLRTSRPISYVSAFEKAVVAGEEAGGHMEQACQRLAEYVPQIEKAYGNEETTHRWVLAVGPAAKPVSVLGTQTESVKELVAAVGQAVAERLEQRG
- the casB gene encoding type I-E CRISPR-associated protein Cse2/CasB encodes the protein MTRGESDGAPGTGEQSAAECTLPDQEPALGGDNNHDIHDPEGRASAASQPRKGRPRVETRTATASYQEWGPVAQATHNEIARLQHAYLADQAAAVAVLARLRRGAGKPPHQVPDLWGLLDTSSLYEADELKHREADLARAENAFHLALTLWALHQQSRGERMHLSGTSRELGAAVRQIKGAEDHGGSVRKRFVRLGASRTVEELSDRLRELVSLLRRDSIPLDYAVLAQQIYRWQQPAARDTVRGSWGRSYQAHQPKKFATTDSGSDAGTDPKDVQ